The sequence ATGgtcaacttgaaagaaattgcagaaaagaaaaaacacgacATAGGCAGATACATATTGTAGTaaaatcaagatggttcgactaataaaaagtagTGGTTCCAAAAGTGATGTATCAAAATATCATCGtttgtgctaattgggtctgggTTGTGTCAGGTTCAAACAACACACCCACCgcctccaccaccaccactcCTAGTAACGCCTCCCAAAATGGAGTAACATAGTGAGCCTCACGCATaaaaattggattttatttCGGACTTAGTTGTATGAAACTTTGGGCTCGAAACAGCCTTATCGTGCTAATCTATAGACTGCTTAGCGACAGAACAGTCGGGGCGGAGTGGGTGGGCGCCTCTCTTCACCGGCAGGTATCAACGCGGTGAGATTTGGTACTACTTCAAGTCCTTACAGCAGTTTTCTGGAGGATAAAGTGGAATGATCTCAGCTTCTTCTCCTTAATAGTCCTGCTCTCGCTAGCTGAGATTTAGGCAACTTGGTCGAAGTATTTTAATAGTACGTCGATACATATTAGGCCAAGTCATTTGGGAGTGAACTACCCAGATTGCTCTGGTTGcccaaattgtaataaaatgtcGAGGCGCCGAAACATTCAAGGCAGCCGTCCCCTTATGATTACGTTTCAAAGCTGGAGCGGATTTCTACTTATGCTCCAATTCGCGTAGCGATTTCGAAAATCCGTCAGCCAGCTTTTGTCCAGCCTATAAGTGTGCCAAATTTGAGAATTAGATTTGTTCGATTTCACGACgaaaattcttgaaaatcacccattgaaatgtatgtacgtagttcGAACGATTTGAACGTAGACTACTTTTGGGAGGCGTCGTGCGCAGTCGTGCAAAGCAGCTGGTGCATAGCTTTATTTagacacaatttttgtttttgtaattacaagtatgtatgcattatGTATTTACTCTCGCACACCAAAAGCATTTACTGTTGCTGATTTGTGCCAAAACATGAGAAAGTCGTTTGTTTTACCTTCAGCCTTCGGTAAAAAACGATTGTGTATTGCGCTTTTCGGCATTGCACGATTATGCTTGGACACTAAGTACCCTGTATCGGTTaagaaacacacatacatatttatttatgatgatgttgtataattttattgcaattgaGTTGTGAATtggaaatttatatacatacataagtacaaagATTACAAAAATAGAGGAAGGGGTGGGGAATGCCACAAGACTAAATCTTCGGttggcaacaatatttttaaagatttaccTAATTTATCTATGAATCGTTCGTTGCAAAGTTCATTAGCCTGATGGATTTTTTGAGGCTTTATGGATTTTTGCGATTTTCGAGATCTTTTAACTTTCTTGTCATCGTCGTCGTCATCGTCATTGTCGTTGTCATCGTCATTGTTATCATCGTCGTCGTCAGCGTCGtcgtcgtcatcatcatcatcatcatcgtcgtcGTCTTTGtcatttttgttcctttttgattttttatgttgctttactgttttgctttttcgtttttttacatcatcatcgtcatcatcttcttcgtcgtcatcatcatcatcgtcgtcTTTGtcatttttgtttctgtttgattttttatgttgctttactgttttgctttttcttttttttacatcatcatcgtcatcatcttCTTCGTCGTCGTCATCGTCTTCATCGTCGTCATCATCGTCGTCGTCTTCTtcgtcgtcatcatcatcatcgtcgtcTTTgtcatttttgtttctttttgattttttatgttgctttactgttttgctttttcttttttttaaatcatcatcgtcatcgtcTTCTTCGTCGTCGTCATCGTCATCGTCATCGTCATCGTCTTCATCATCGTCGTCATCTTCTTCGTCGTCGTCagcgtcatcatcatcatcatgttGTGATTTGCGCTGCTTGTCTTTTCGCCGAGATTTTGAAGTGGACTTTCTTTCATTGTCATCATCCTCATCATCCTCATCGTTATCATCATCTTCATTTCCgtcttcgtcttcatcttcatcttcatcgtcatcatcatcttcatcttcatcttcatcctcatcttcatcttcgttttcatcatcatcgtcatcttcatcttcatcctcgtcttcatcttcatcctcgtcttcatcttcatccTCGTCTTCGTCGTCTTCGTCATCTTCGTCATCATCGTCATTAATTTTCTTTCTGTGCAGCTTGCGTTTGTTTCTGGATTTGCGtccttttttaatatctttctctttatcgtcttcatcatcatcatcctcaTCGTCAACATCCTCATCGTCATCATCCTCATCATCATTatcctcatcatcatcatcctcgtcatcatcatcctcatcgtcatcatcctcatcatcatcatcctcaTCGTCATCTCTATCCAATTTTCTCTTCTTGCTTCTTGTTTTCTGCGTTCTATGTTTTCTCTTGTATTTTGGATgatcatcttcatcttcatcatcatcatcctcaTCATTTCCATTagcatcatcatcgtcatcatcatcctcTTTCTCAATAAGTCgacttttaaatacaatttttctaaatctCAACCTTCTCGACCCCGGCTTACGATATCGCACTCGCATGTTAGGCtctccatcatcatcatcatctttatcatcatcatcatcaccatcatcatcctCTTCATCGTCTCCGTTATCATCGTGTGAAACTCTACGCCtgatcaatttatattttttattgatcttGTCGCCGTCATCGTCTTCGTCtgcatcatcgtcatcatcgtCGGATTTGTGTTTCCTTATACTTTTCTTTAAACGTTTAAGtctttcttctttacttttatcGGTTTTTGGGTAagttaattttgtaatttcatcatcttcatcttcatcttcatcctcgtcgtcgtcgtcatcgTCGTCGTCATCGTCATCGTCTTCGTCATCGTCATCGTCTTCATCGttctcatcttcgtcctcgtcCTCATCCTCATCCTCGTCCTCGTCGTCGTCCTCGTCCTCGTCCTCGTCCTCGTCGTCGTCTTCGTCATCGTCGTCGTCTTCGTCGTCGTTATCGGTGTATCGTTTTCGTTGTGCCTTTTTGGctcttcgttttatttttatgtcgttttcgtcatcatcatcattatcttcatcatcgtcttcatcttcgtcatTGTCATCATCATCCTCATCCTCATCCTCATCATCATCCTCGCCTGTATCAACAACAGTTGGTTTGATCAACATTTTCGTAAAACCATTGAAAAAGTCGttcaatttcaaagtttttttttgtatgcaattagGGTTTTAAACACTGTGCGGGATTTTATTCAAAAGTAAGTAGAGTTGGTTTAGAGTTTAGAGTAAAATGCACATGAATAGAAGGGTGTGTGAGTaaacttcaaatttaaatttcattttcaactaTACGCACCTCTTGCCCATGGCCTAGACTGGCAGAATTGCTTTGATAATTCTCTTAGCCATACGTTCAATGTATGGCGCTAACAAAGTCAACAAAGTTATGTTTTATCAATGCTCAATAGGTGTATTCACTATGGTAGATAGACTGAGTTTTGTGTAATTGGTAATAAATCAGTTAAATGAATGGAGGTTCTCATGGAATTTCCTGCTAAATGTACTGAGTGGTAAAAATGCCTTGTAacttgtatgtgtgagtgtagaGTGTGAGAGGAGTGGGAACAGAATTGTATGTATGTTctcaaagtaaaacaaaaactaatatcgaacaaagaacaCTCACTCTTTTGATTGATCAACCACTGCAACACACGATTTTCATTTTTGAGATTACCtgttagagagagagagagagaaaacaaaaacacatcagTTGTTAGTAGGACTCTTAGTTGAGCTCTCCGCACTCATAGCTGGCCCACTCACCATCATACATGATTGGCACGCCTGTCTCGTAGTAGACCAAGGCGGGGAATGCGAAAATTCCGATTTCATGCGCCAACTTCACATCATTCGATTTGACAAATTGTATGCCCTGTTTGTCCGTATCATCGTCAATGGTCTCTAATTCCTCCAAGATTTGCGGGCACGATTCACATTTGTCATCATCtgcaaaaatttagtaaaattttagtaaaagcgAAATGgtgaatttgcaaaatttatattacagAAAAATACAGCCAAGTGCTCGACGTCATTGATTAAAACTTGTAAAGTTTTACGATCCACAGATTCGATAACATCAGCCGTCGATTCATGCAGATCAATTACCCAATCCAGAATTTCCTCCTCCTTCATGAGATCGCCTGCAAGGAGTTTaagtgcaagaattgaagattacacaatttttgtttacgCAGAGCTTCTGAGTGCTTACCATCGTAGATTGTGCGGAATTTGTGTCTGTAGAATGCCAATGCTGGCAAATTAGCCAAATCGTATTCCTTGTCAACATCAGGATCGGAAGTCTTCACGAAATCAATGTCCTTCTCTTCGCATTCAtcatcaatattttccaattcgtTTAGGATTTTTTGTGCGCGCTTATCACCTTCACGATCTGCAAGTGATAAGAAAGCGATGAGAGTTTCTAGCTATTCAAATACCGACCAATTCAGCTTCTACTTACAGAAGAACACTACGACATGATCGTTCTCCGACAGAATCTTATCCAACATTTTGGTGTTTACTTCTTCAATTTTACCAGGAATCTCTAGCGTATCTTCGTCGGTGATCCATGCCAACACCTCGTCCTCATCATCCAAATCACCAGTAAATACTAACGGATCACGATTTCTGAAGAATACCAATTGTGGATAGTTCTTGATGTTATGCTTCTTAGCGATGTTTGTGTCCTCGGTGGTGACAAAAATGATGCCCGCCTCATCCAGTTCATCGTCAATACTCTCCAATGCGCCCAAAGTTTTGTCGCATTTTTCGCCAGGCTCACAAGGGCCAGTGAAGAAGACCACTACATATTCGTGATCGTTGATCAGGCCGACCAGGATCTCATCGGTTACTTCCTCAATGGTAGCGGTACGCTTTTGTAAAATCAACCATTCCAATACTTCATCTTCATTCATCAAGTCACCCTCGTACAGAGCTGGTATCTTGTTCTCGAAGTAAATGAGTGCGGGCAAGTGATCCAAGCCGTATTCTTTAGCTTCGGCGGCGTTATCAATACGCACAATTACGATGCCCTCCTTTTCAAGTTCATCATCGATGTTCTCCAGTTCGTTGAGCACGCGAATGTCTTGTTTATCGTCCTTGTCGTctaaaaagaaattcatataTGTTATAATGTGGCTGGACTTAATTGTTTTCGCTACATTTCTGGGTACCTTTCATGAAATTCAGTCGAAGAATGTCTTAAATAGAAATCTAGaatttttatgattaaaaaaaagtcaacTCTTAAacacaaaatcatttttgaaagaTTTCTCAAGATAAAAGACAAAGCTAAGACCAGCTGCAATACAGAAGCAAATTTGCTGCCGGGTTTTTGAGCTAGAAATGCATTTCAAAGCCTGCTTTTTTCATTCATTAGGTATCCCTCATATAAAATTGTGTATTACTGTTGGTTATGAGAGAGGAGGTCTTCgtcgaagtccaggtcctcaataTGTCTGGTGATACTCCTTATCATTCCTCTTTTGTGTAGGGTCAATTGGCAAAGAGAAGCGGTGACAGTGGAAAACCTTACGCCTGCATTGGTAAAAGCATTACAAAGCTTAAATATGTTCTTAAGGACTGGtttcacataaataaaaaaatgtggctCATATCTGCCTCTTACTAGTGCTACTTGGGATCTACCTCTCTTTTTTCCGTCTCATAATTAATTTCGCGACTTCTCTATGCGGTCTTTCGAAGAGTCGCTTAGTTGCTCTACAGCTATTTATTCTGGTTGCGCGAATAGTCTCTGAGTTTGGCTTGCAAGATTAGCGCCTTtctaattcatttcatttcgatTCGGCCGATTCGTTCCCATAAACCTCACAGTCTCCTGGAACCATTTATTTGGAATACAGCCTTTACTTCCACTACCGCAACATATTGTGAAGCAGCAAGCTCCAGAATCCTTTAAGCAGCCTGCTTTTGAATTTCTCAGTCCGTAACCTAGTAACCGCGGCGTCATCTTTTCCCAATTATCCATTCTTTTTCGCATAATACCGCAGACTTGAGTAGATCTGAAGTTTCCCTCCAGACACCAGGCAGCACCAGTCGCATTTTACGTGTCTTCAGTACCTCCATGGTTATTTAGCCAAAAAGtactctaaaacgaattcccTATGTTCAGAAATCCGAGCGCTGTGACACATATCATCATCATCGCGCCCACATGAAACTCTTAGTCTTAAAGTCTTAGGTCCAATAGAGCAAAAAGATACCTGATATTCTTGGTGCCAGGCAGTGATAGAGAAAACGTTGTACCGTTTCCTCCCTTTTCACTCCTCCACATCACATCTACAGAGGTGCTTTTAAGGCATCTCCTGCCTGGCAGCGAGTCCGCCAATCGAACTACTTCCAGTGATGGTTGTTAGATGAATGTTTTGAGGTGAGCACTTATTTTCGGTCAAAGTTGCAGAGCCACTTGGCAGGTGGGCTCCTGCTACAATGAGAAACCATTTTTTGTTGGTACGCATTTTGCTAGTTAGTAGAATTATATCTGGTGTATGTCTGATGTCAGTACCAATTAAGGAAGTGAGCTCGTTTGCCACACAGTTATCCTATATGTAGGAATAGCCTCGAGCCCAGACGATGTGCGTAGGAAATGTCTCAGCCATTTGGTTAAGTGATTGACGATATTTCACCGCCACTTTTGAAGTCAACAACGTTTTTTTCAGGAATTTAATAGCCGCCTGGCTTTCAGTGAAAATATACCACAAATTCCGGGCACGAAATCATAGATTAAAGAACGCAGTTATGACTACTTCCATATTTATAGTGCGTGACATTTTGGTTCTTAAGGTCTTTCGGTAGTAGACTTAGTGGCCCGCTCAGCGCTTTAGTGGCCGAAAGTTTGTATCACGTCTGATATTAAGATACCACAACTATAGCCAATGATGTCCCCTTTACAACACATACGTAACGATGCTACCTGTAAAGGAGCagaacaaactgctcagcaaacagtttctgcCATAGAGCTACCGCAGGCTTCACCCCTATAGACATCTACTTGATCCAGAGCCGCATCCCAGGCACGTCAACTACGCCGACAAGTTCCAGGACAGAACGAATCGGACCGGACTGGACTGGACAGGgtttagacagacaataaacgacgATACCCTTactaccttcttaagctcccgacctccAAATGCCGTAATcgaagtccaaccaccacccatagcagatgaagagctccagttaCCCCGAGAGATCCGCGTAACTTTGGTACAATTACTTTCTGGAGACTGTAGCAGATTTCATTCCTACTTATCCAGGCACTCCGCACgccactaaccacctttttacatgccccatcaaacccagtcATCTAACagtcctctccctctggacccaaactgtcgaaacagcaagtttcctgtgATTACCGTTAGCTGAGCTAGATAAAGACGACCGATCATTTACAATGCGCTGACAGGGCTTAGtattgctgcaacaacaacaaaattaacagCAAGAAAATACTTAAATCACCTAAGCTCGGTAAAACTTAAACGCAGTTCAAGAGGCATCAATACCACAATTTCCATTTTCCATGGCACTATTAAAATAATACCGGGAAAATCCTAGGAAATTCGTTATTTGAATCTACACCGCTAGGCTTCACTTCGTCGCTTCtttgtcgaaaatgtcgataaaatcacagaaataatcgaaactGACAGACattttagtagtcgtagcatcacccagaagctaaagattgaccataaaacagttttaaatcacTTGCGCCAAGCcgaattcaaaaagaagctcaatGTCTGGATGTCACACCAATGAACACCAAAAAACATTACTTATCGAATTTCTGTATGCGAAACCTTGGCCAAACGGGTTGAAAtcgacacatttttttaacgGATGGTGACTGGGCATGAGAAATGGGAATACTGTGCGGGAACGATCGTGCTCAAAGCgtgatgaagcagctcaaacgGTGGTCAAACCAGGATTAACGGCCAGAAAagttcgttcccacgacagtcggttctacgttaccggaacgacccggacttGTATCCGGCCAAGCACTGTCCTTCCAGTAGCATTCCCCATATGtgtacggggaatgtttatgattctaaacaacaacaacaacagccagaAAAGTTCTACGGGGTATTTGGAGGGACTTGAAAGAAACTGTCTACCATACTTTCAACAACCCCGGCAGCTTGAttgggaagttttaatgcatccaccatatagtctggacctggcaccaagcgaTTACCACCTTTTCCTCTCATTGAAAAACTTCCTGAGTGATGAGAAATCAGTATATAGAGAAGATTGTGAAACTCGATTACTAGCGTTTCTTGCCTATAAGAACCAAGACTTCTATGAGAGAGGCATTATGAAGCTACctttaaaatggcaacaaattttACCACAAAACGCTGCATATTTTACCCCAATCGGATCATCCAAAAATCATCTTAaatgatattttgaattttatggtaaagtaatggatttctttttccccaaacaatTCTTTAACTAAAATTGTATATTGCAACTCTAAAATGAATCACGTTATTTTTCGTCTTATTAATCGCAGGAGATACCAACTCAAAGCCCAGTGCTTACCAAATATTTTATGACAGTTATATCGaaaatcgtgaaaaaaaaattttcatgaaaggCAAAAATTGTTGTAAACTTACAAAAAATAACAGCCAAATGTTCAGTATTTTCAACCAATTTGTCTTTCATCTCATCGGTGACTTCCGGAATCTCCGAGTGCCGCTTCTGATGTACCAACCAACCCAAGAGTTCGTCCTCCTTCATCAAGTCGCCTTCGTAAATGTGCGGTATGCCACGCTCGAAGAAGACAATCGATGGTATCTCATCGATACCCCATTCCTTGGCCTCACTATCGTCATCGATCTTCACGAAAGCAATGTCGTTTTGATCGCACTCATCGTCGATATTCTCCAGTTCGGCGAGCACC is a genomic window of Anastrepha ludens isolate Willacy chromosome 6, idAnaLude1.1, whole genome shotgun sequence containing:
- the LOC128868405 gene encoding uncharacterized protein LOC128868405 isoform X9; this encodes MTFSRKKVLTLCVCTLLALISFPGYVDCANKKGSQAAAAAPPPAPIEPEAVIEEVNAKQLEKLLTDKDYVAVFWYARSCVTCDKVLAELEKIDDDTDSFGVDFVKINDKRLAKQYGIKNFPALTYFREKEPIIYDGDLMDEEGVLDFLTSLEAMDLPDRIEEVNAKILLKIIEDTDFVAVLFYDKDQKKSQKVLAELENIDDECDQNDIAFVKIDDDSEAKEWGIDEIPSIVFFERGIPHIYEGDLMKEDELLGWLVHQKRHSEIPEVTDEMKDKLVENTEHLAVIFYDKDDKQDIRVLNELENIDDELEKEGIVIVRIDNAAEAKEYGLDHLPALIYFENKIPALYEGDLMNEDEVLEWLILQKRTATIEEVTDEILVGLINDHEYVVVFFTGPCEPGEKCDKTLGALESIDDELDEAGIIFVTTEDTNIAKKHNIKNYPQLVFFRNRDPLVFTGDLDDEDEVLAWITDEDTLEIPGKIEEVNTKMLDKILSENDHVVVFFYREGDKRAQKILNELENIDDECEEKDIDFVKTSDPDVDKEYDLANLPALAFYRHKFRTIYDGDLMKEEEILDWVIDLHESTADVIESVDRKTLQVLINDVEHLAVFFYDDKCESCPQILEELETIDDDTDKQGIQFVKSNDVKLAHEIGIFAFPALVYYETGVPIMYDGNLKNENRVLQWLINQKNDECFYVGLGHDGSSARRGINYAPNVYKPFQCCPTKLEKSTKVPKMTAQRIGHSSSDATDKRSGNFQFGPAATTKNDAGAASKSAKVSYKKDKEQKKPLKRTVVDDDDDDDDDEDDDDDDDDDDAVPMGKVSYTSPRKTGGASAKKSSSSNKQVANDKSYDNGKSAKKAHAKDGDKLNVKSGLNYLHKRLKNLYDLFQDISLWE